From the Streptomyces sp. KMM 9044 genome, one window contains:
- a CDS encoding NAD(P)H-hydrate epimerase, translating into MRTAYSVETVRAAERDLMARLPEGTLMQRAAAGLAAACADLLARGHGRVYGSRVVLLVGSGDNGGDALYAGARLARRGAGVTAVLLAPEHTHAAGLEALRRAGGRTVGITDADADADAGGGARADTDAVAAVRRADLVVDGIVGIGGRGGLRPAAVPLAEAAERSGAAVVAVDLPSGVDADTGEVRGTAVRADLTVTFGTHKPGLLVDPAREYAGSVRLVDIGLDLTAGSADPVLEALQHADVARLLPVPGAESDKYRRGVVGIAAGSARYPGAAVLAVAGALRGGAGAVRYVGPAAQDVIARFPETLVSDRGPKHAGRVQAWVAGPGAGDDAGPVAEALAADVPVLIDADGLRLADASAVRARSAPTLLTPHAGEAAALLGVEREEVEGGRLAAARELAGRYGATVLLKGSTTLVVGPGDGDKGGKGGKGGKGGKGHGTAVRVNPTGTSWLATAGSGDVLSGLAGSLLAAGLPARDAGGVAAYLHGLAGRYAANGAPVGAHDVAAAIPAAWRDVTRG; encoded by the coding sequence ATGCGTACTGCGTACAGCGTGGAGACGGTCAGGGCGGCGGAGCGGGACCTGATGGCACGACTGCCGGAGGGCACGCTGATGCAGCGCGCCGCCGCCGGGCTCGCCGCGGCCTGCGCGGACCTGCTGGCGCGGGGCCACGGCCGGGTCTACGGCAGCAGAGTCGTCCTGCTGGTCGGCAGTGGGGACAACGGCGGTGACGCCCTCTACGCCGGTGCCCGGCTGGCCCGGCGCGGCGCCGGCGTCACGGCGGTGCTGCTCGCGCCGGAGCACACCCACGCCGCCGGGCTCGAGGCACTGCGCCGGGCAGGCGGCCGGACCGTGGGGATCACCGACGCCGACGCCGACGCCGATGCCGGAGGCGGGGCCCGGGCGGACACCGATGCCGTCGCCGCCGTCCGGCGGGCCGATCTCGTCGTGGACGGCATCGTCGGGATCGGCGGCAGGGGCGGGCTGCGCCCGGCGGCGGTGCCGCTCGCCGAGGCCGCCGAACGGTCGGGTGCCGCGGTCGTCGCCGTCGACCTGCCGAGCGGCGTCGACGCGGACACCGGCGAGGTGCGCGGCACCGCGGTCCGGGCCGACCTCACGGTGACCTTCGGGACGCACAAGCCGGGGCTGCTCGTCGACCCGGCGCGCGAGTATGCGGGGTCCGTACGGCTCGTCGACATCGGCCTCGACCTGACCGCAGGGTCTGCGGACCCGGTACTCGAGGCGCTCCAGCACGCCGACGTGGCCCGCCTGCTGCCGGTGCCCGGCGCGGAGAGCGACAAGTACCGGCGCGGTGTCGTCGGCATCGCCGCCGGATCCGCCCGCTACCCCGGTGCCGCCGTGCTCGCGGTCGCCGGGGCGCTGCGGGGCGGTGCCGGGGCCGTACGGTACGTCGGTCCCGCCGCGCAGGACGTGATCGCCCGCTTCCCCGAGACACTGGTGTCCGACCGTGGACCGAAGCACGCCGGGCGGGTGCAGGCGTGGGTGGCCGGGCCGGGCGCCGGCGACGACGCCGGGCCGGTGGCGGAGGCGCTGGCGGCGGACGTCCCGGTGCTGATCGACGCGGACGGCCTGCGGCTCGCCGACGCCTCGGCCGTACGGGCCCGCAGCGCGCCGACCCTGCTGACCCCGCACGCCGGAGAGGCCGCCGCGCTGCTCGGCGTCGAGCGCGAGGAGGTCGAGGGCGGCCGGCTGGCCGCGGCGCGTGAACTGGCCGGACGGTACGGGGCGACCGTACTGCTCAAGGGCTCCACGACCCTGGTCGTCGGCCCGGGGGACGGGGACAAGGGCGGGAAGGGCGGGAAGGGCGGGAAGGGCGGGAAGGGGCATGGCACCGCCGTACGGGTGAACCCGACCGGCACGTCCTGGCTGGCCACGGCCGGGAGCGGGGACGTCCTGTCGGGCCTCGCCGGCTCGCTGCTGGCGGCGGGACTGCCGGCCCGGGACGCCGGCGGCGTGGCGGCCTACCTGCACGGACTCGCCGGACGCTACGCGGCGAACGGCGCGCCGGTGGGGGCACACGACGTGGCGGCGGCGATCCCGGCGGCGTGGCGGGACGTCACACGCGGGTGA
- the tsaE gene encoding tRNA (adenosine(37)-N6)-threonylcarbamoyltransferase complex ATPase subunit type 1 TsaE, translated as MEAPAAAHDQAHNRAEPQPPAPSTTSGPSSSAGPSVGLTVTSAEQMRDLGRALAELLRAGDLVMLTGELGAGKTTLTRGLGEGLGVRGAVTSPTFVIARVHPSLGDGPPLVHVDAYRLSGGLDEMEDLDLDVSLPESVIVVEWGEGRIEELTDDRLQIVVHRAVGDTTDEVRHVTLTGLGDRWAGTDLSALSA; from the coding sequence ATGGAAGCACCAGCAGCAGCGCACGACCAGGCGCACAACCGGGCTGAGCCGCAGCCGCCCGCGCCCTCCACGACCTCCGGGCCGTCCTCCTCCGCCGGGCCGTCCGTCGGGCTCACCGTCACCTCGGCCGAGCAGATGCGGGACCTGGGCCGCGCCCTCGCCGAGCTGCTGCGCGCCGGCGACCTCGTGATGCTCACCGGCGAGCTGGGCGCGGGCAAGACCACGCTGACCCGCGGGCTCGGCGAAGGGCTCGGGGTGCGGGGCGCCGTCACCTCCCCGACGTTCGTGATCGCACGCGTGCACCCGTCCCTGGGGGACGGTCCTCCGCTGGTCCACGTCGACGCGTACCGGCTGTCGGGCGGGCTGGACGAGATGGAGGACCTCGATCTCGACGTCTCGCTGCCCGAGTCGGTGATCGTCGTGGAGTGGGGCGAGGGCAGGATCGAGGAGCTGACCGACGACCGGCTCCAGATCGTCGTCCACCGCGCGGTCGGCGACACCACGGACGAGGTACGGCACGTGACGCTGACCGGCCTGGGCGACCGCTGGGCGGGCACGGACCTGAGCGCGCTGTCGGCCTGA
- a CDS encoding alpha/beta fold hydrolase, whose amino-acid sequence MSESSAEAARDAAMTAAASVAEASGGWRRATGVAGMAIGVLATGAAAGVAIERMTVGRGMRRKARLALDSTGPYGSLRGTPGTAYAEDGTELYYEVDDPDPDPDATPARRRRLFGRKPPAPVTVVFSHGYCLGQDSWHFQRAALRGVVRTVYWDQRSHGRSGRGAAQAERGEPVTIDQLGQDLKAVIDAAAPEGPIVLVGHSMGGMTVMALADRYPELIRERVVGVALVGTSPGKLGEVNFGLPVAGVNAVRRVLPGVLKALGQRAELVEKGRRATVDLFAGIIKRYSFAARDVDPAVARFAERMIESTPIDVVAEYYPAFHEHDKTEALVHFTGLPVLVLAGVHDLITPSEHSESIAGLLPDAELVLVPDAGHLVILEHPEVVTDRLADLLVRVGAVPAGATVGGYGSTSSSARPGAQPG is encoded by the coding sequence GTGAGCGAGAGCAGTGCGGAGGCTGCCCGGGACGCCGCCATGACCGCTGCCGCCTCCGTCGCCGAAGCGTCCGGTGGCTGGCGCCGGGCGACCGGGGTCGCCGGCATGGCGATAGGTGTGCTCGCCACGGGCGCCGCCGCCGGGGTCGCCATAGAGCGGATGACCGTCGGCCGGGGCATGCGCAGGAAGGCCCGGCTCGCCCTGGACTCCACGGGACCGTACGGTTCGCTGCGCGGCACCCCCGGCACGGCGTACGCCGAGGACGGCACCGAGCTGTACTACGAGGTCGACGACCCCGATCCCGACCCGGACGCCACCCCCGCGCGCCGCCGCCGGCTGTTCGGCCGCAAGCCGCCCGCCCCCGTCACCGTCGTCTTCAGCCACGGCTACTGCCTCGGCCAGGACTCCTGGCACTTCCAGCGGGCCGCGCTCAGGGGCGTCGTACGCACCGTCTACTGGGACCAGCGCAGTCATGGCCGCTCCGGGCGGGGCGCGGCCCAGGCCGAGCGGGGCGAGCCGGTCACCATCGACCAGCTGGGGCAGGACCTCAAGGCCGTCATCGACGCCGCCGCCCCCGAGGGGCCGATCGTGCTGGTCGGGCACTCCATGGGAGGCATGACGGTGATGGCCCTCGCCGACCGGTACCCCGAGCTGATACGCGAGCGGGTCGTCGGCGTCGCCCTCGTCGGCACGTCGCCGGGGAAGCTGGGCGAGGTCAATTTCGGTCTGCCCGTGGCCGGGGTCAACGCGGTGCGGCGGGTGCTGCCGGGGGTGCTGAAGGCGCTGGGGCAGCGGGCCGAGCTGGTGGAGAAGGGGCGCCGGGCCACCGTGGACCTGTTCGCCGGGATCATCAAGCGGTACTCGTTCGCGGCCCGGGACGTCGACCCGGCCGTCGCCCGGTTCGCCGAGCGGATGATCGAGTCCACCCCGATCGACGTCGTCGCCGAGTACTACCCGGCGTTCCACGAGCACGACAAGACCGAGGCACTCGTTCACTTCACCGGTCTCCCGGTGCTGGTGCTGGCAGGGGTGCACGACCTGATCACGCCCAGCGAGCACAGCGAGTCCATCGCCGGTCTGCTGCCGGACGCCGAGCTGGTGCTGGTACCGGACGCCGGGCACCTGGTCATCCTGGAGCATCCGGAAGTGGTCACCGACCGTCTCGCGGACCTGCTGGTCCGCGTGGGCGCGGTGCCCGCAGGAGCTACCGTGGGTGGTTATGGAAGCACCAGCAGCAGCGCACGACCAGGCGCACAACCGGGCTGA
- a CDS encoding holo-ACP synthase has translation MSIIGVGIDVAEIERFAASLERTPGLARRLFVESELLLAGGERRGVASLAARFAAKEALAKALGAPGGLYWTDAEVYCEDSGQPRLRVKGTVAARAEELGVRSWHVSLSHDAGVASAVVVAEG, from the coding sequence ATGAGCATCATCGGGGTCGGGATCGACGTGGCCGAGATCGAGCGGTTCGCGGCGTCGCTGGAGCGGACGCCCGGTCTCGCGCGGCGGCTGTTCGTGGAGAGCGAGCTGCTGCTGGCCGGCGGCGAGCGGCGGGGGGTCGCCTCGCTGGCCGCGCGGTTCGCCGCCAAGGAGGCACTGGCCAAGGCACTCGGTGCGCCCGGCGGGCTGTACTGGACCGATGCCGAGGTGTACTGCGAGGACAGCGGGCAGCCGCGGCTGCGGGTGAAGGGGACCGTGGCGGCGCGGGCCGAGGAACTGGGCGTGCGGTCGTGGCACGTCTCGCTCAGCCATGACGCCGGGGTGGCCTCGGCGGTCGTCGTCGCCGAAGGGTGA
- the alr gene encoding alanine racemase produces the protein MNETAAVRSATLRARAEIDLAALRANVRSLRAHAPGAALMAVVKADAYGHGALACARAAVEAGASWLGTATPQEALALRAPGAGVPAGVRILCWLWTPGGPWREAIEADLDVSVSGVWALEEVTEAARLAGRPARVHLKADTGLGRGGCAPGDWAGLVAAALAAEADGLLRVTGLWSHFACADEPGHPSIDAQLTRFREMAAHAERQGVAPEVRHIANSPALLTLPDSHFDLVRAGIALYGVSPSPEIGTPADFGLRQVMTLTASLALVKHVPGGHGVSYGHHYVTPGATTLGLIPLGYADGIPRHASSTGPVLVEGKWRTAAGRIAMDQFVVDLGGEEPPPGAEAVLFGPGDRGEPTVEDWAQAAGTIGYEIVTRIGTRVPRVHVNAVDGTGDVGDVGDVTE, from the coding sequence ATGAACGAGACAGCTGCTGTGCGGAGCGCGACCCTGCGAGCCCGTGCCGAGATCGATCTGGCCGCGCTGCGCGCCAACGTGCGGAGCCTGCGCGCCCACGCGCCCGGCGCCGCCCTCATGGCCGTGGTCAAGGCGGACGCGTACGGGCACGGCGCCCTCGCCTGCGCGCGGGCGGCCGTCGAGGCCGGGGCGTCCTGGCTCGGCACGGCCACCCCGCAGGAGGCGCTGGCGCTGCGCGCGCCCGGTGCCGGTGTTCCCGCCGGCGTACGCATCCTGTGCTGGCTGTGGACACCCGGCGGGCCCTGGCGGGAGGCGATCGAGGCCGACCTCGACGTCTCCGTCAGCGGCGTGTGGGCGCTGGAGGAGGTCACCGAGGCCGCGCGCCTCGCCGGGCGGCCCGCGCGCGTGCACCTCAAGGCCGACACCGGCCTCGGGCGGGGCGGCTGCGCGCCCGGGGACTGGGCCGGGCTGGTCGCCGCGGCGCTCGCCGCCGAGGCCGACGGGCTGCTGCGCGTCACCGGCCTGTGGTCGCACTTCGCCTGCGCCGACGAACCGGGCCACCCCTCCATCGACGCCCAGCTCACCCGCTTCCGGGAGATGGCGGCGCACGCCGAGCGGCAGGGCGTCGCCCCCGAGGTCCGGCACATCGCCAACTCGCCCGCCCTTCTCACCCTCCCCGACAGCCACTTCGACCTCGTCCGGGCCGGCATCGCCCTGTACGGCGTCTCGCCCAGCCCCGAGATCGGTACCCCGGCGGACTTCGGGCTGCGCCAGGTGATGACCCTGACCGCCTCCCTCGCCCTGGTGAAGCACGTCCCGGGCGGGCACGGAGTCTCGTACGGCCACCACTACGTCACCCCGGGCGCCACCACCCTCGGCCTCATCCCGCTCGGCTACGCGGACGGCATCCCGCGGCACGCCTCCTCCACCGGTCCGGTGCTCGTCGAGGGCAAGTGGCGTACGGCCGCGGGGCGGATCGCGATGGACCAGTTCGTCGTCGACCTCGGCGGGGAGGAACCCCCGCCGGGCGCCGAGGCGGTGCTCTTCGGCCCGGGCGACCGCGGCGAACCCACCGTCGAGGACTGGGCGCAGGCCGCGGGAACCATCGGGTACGAAATCGTCACCCGGATCGGAACCCGCGTCCCGCGCGTCCATGTGAACGCCGTGGACGGCACGGGTGACGTGGGTGACGTGGGTGACGTGACGGAGTAG